Proteins encoded in a region of the Pieris brassicae chromosome 3, ilPieBrab1.1, whole genome shotgun sequence genome:
- the LOC123707353 gene encoding chaetoglobosin A biosynthesis cluster protein C-like isoform X1 — protein MRCAAANSIIMVRKYERISGRQSWSEEEMAKAVAAVVSGKMGYKLAARTFHIPRSTLQRRASKVRYQQPDDPKPLMGHYRRVFTDSQEKDLVGYIKSMEQYFMGVTRRDIRELAFQYAEDNHLNHPFDVNARMAGEDWVRNFLKRNPELLNKPDKEFELEPVNFDQFYHFMCQS, from the exons ATGCGGTGCGCGGCCGCTAACTCG ATAATCATGGTGAGAAAATACGAAAGGATAAGCGGACGCCAATCGTGGAGCGAAGAAGAAATGGCGAAAGCCGTCGCTGCCGTGGTGTCAGGTAAGATGGGATACAAACTGGCTGCCAGAACCTTCCACATACCACGTTCCACTCTCCAGAGACGTGCAAGTAAAGTACGCTATCAGCAACCAGATGATCCTAAACCTCTAATGGGGCATTATAGAAGAGTGTTCACCGACAGTCAAGAGAAAGATCTAGTTGGATATATAAAGAGTATGGAGCAGTACTTCATGGGTGTCACAAGAAGGGATATAAGGGAACTGGCATTCCAATACGCAGAAGATAATCACCTGAATCATCCTTTTGATGTAAACGCAAGAATGGCCGGAGAAGACTGGGTTCGAAACTTCTTAAAAAGAAACCCAGAATTGCTTAACAAGCCAGATAAGGAATTCGAACTCGAGCCTGTTAACTTCGATCAGTTCTATCATTTCATGTGTCAATCATGA
- the LOC123707353 gene encoding chaetoglobosin A biosynthesis cluster protein C-like isoform X2, giving the protein MVRKYERISGRQSWSEEEMAKAVAAVVSGKMGYKLAARTFHIPRSTLQRRASKVRYQQPDDPKPLMGHYRRVFTDSQEKDLVGYIKSMEQYFMGVTRRDIRELAFQYAEDNHLNHPFDVNARMAGEDWVRNFLKRNPELLNKPDKEFELEPVNFDQFYHFMCQS; this is encoded by the coding sequence ATGGTGAGAAAATACGAAAGGATAAGCGGACGCCAATCGTGGAGCGAAGAAGAAATGGCGAAAGCCGTCGCTGCCGTGGTGTCAGGTAAGATGGGATACAAACTGGCTGCCAGAACCTTCCACATACCACGTTCCACTCTCCAGAGACGTGCAAGTAAAGTACGCTATCAGCAACCAGATGATCCTAAACCTCTAATGGGGCATTATAGAAGAGTGTTCACCGACAGTCAAGAGAAAGATCTAGTTGGATATATAAAGAGTATGGAGCAGTACTTCATGGGTGTCACAAGAAGGGATATAAGGGAACTGGCATTCCAATACGCAGAAGATAATCACCTGAATCATCCTTTTGATGTAAACGCAAGAATGGCCGGAGAAGACTGGGTTCGAAACTTCTTAAAAAGAAACCCAGAATTGCTTAACAAGCCAGATAAGGAATTCGAACTCGAGCCTGTTAACTTCGATCAGTTCTATCATTTCATGTGTCAATCATGA